The Molothrus ater isolate BHLD 08-10-18 breed brown headed cowbird chromosome 1, BPBGC_Mater_1.1, whole genome shotgun sequence genome includes a window with the following:
- the LOC118701244 gene encoding tubulin beta-2 chain, with protein sequence MREIVHIQAGQCGNQIGAKFWEVISDEHGIDPTGSYHGDSDLQLERINVYYNEATGNKYVPRAILVDLEPGTMDSVRSGPFGQIFRPDNFVFGQSGAGNNWAKGHYTEGAELVDSVLDVVRKESESCDCLQGFQLTHSLGGGTGSGMGTLLISKIREEYPDRIMNTFSVMPSPKVSDTVVEPYNATLSVHQLVENTDETYCIDNEALYDICFRTLKLTTPTYGDLNHLVSATMSGVTTCLRFPGQLNADLRKLAVNMVPFPRLHFFMPGFAPLTSRGSQQYRALTVPELTQQMFDSKNMMAACDPRHGRYLTVAAIFRGRMSMKEVDEQMLNVQNKNSSYFVEWIPNNVKTAVCDIPPRGLKMSATFIGNSTAIQELFKRISEQFTAMFRRKAFLHWYTGEGMDEMEFTEAESNMNDLVSEYQQYQDATADEQGEFEEEGEEDEA encoded by the exons ATGCGTGAGATCGTGCACATCCAAGCCGGGCAGTGCGGCAACCAGATTGGCGCCAAG TTCTGGGAGGTCATCAGCGATGAGCACGGCATTGATCCCACGGGCAGCTACCACGGGGACAGCgacctgcagctggagaggatcAACGTCTACTACAATGAAGCCACCG GTAACAAGTATGTCCCCCGTGCCATCCTCGTGGACCTGGAACCCGGCACCATGGACTCCGTGCGCTCCGGCCCCTTTGGACAGATCTTCCGTCCCGACAACTTTGTCTTTG GTCAGAGCGGGGCTGGCAACAACTGGGCCAAGGGGCACTACACGGAAGGCGCCGAGCTAGTGGACTCTGTGCTGGACGTGGTGAGGAAGGAGTCGGAGAGCTGCGACTGCCTCCAGGGCTTCCAGCTGACCCACTCGCTGGGCGGAGGCACGGGCTCCGGCATGGGCACCCTCCTGATCAGCAAGATCCGCGAGGAGTACCCCGACCGCATCATGAACACCTTCAGCGTGATGCCCTCGCCCAAGGTGTCGGACACGGTGGTGGAGCCCTACAACGCCACCCTCTCCGTGCACCAGCTGGTGGAGAACACGGACGAGACCTACTGCATCGACAACGAGGCCCTCTATGACATTTGCTTCCGCACCCTGAAGCTGACCACTCCCACCTACGGGGACCTCAACCACCTGGTGTCGGCCACCATGAGCGGCGTGACCACCTGCCTTCGCTTCCCCGGCCAGCTGAACGCCGACCTGCGCAAGCTGGCCGTCAACATGGTGCCTTTCCCGCGGCTGCACTTCTTCATGCCGGGCTTCGCCCCGCTGACCAGCCGCGGCAGCCAGCAGTACCGCGCCCTGACGGTGCCCGAGCTGACGCAGCAGATGTTCGACTCCAAGAACATGATGGCCGCCTGCGACCCCCGCCACGGCCGCTACCTGACGGTGGCCGCCATCTTCCGGGGCCGCATGTCCATGAAGGAGGTGGACGAGCAGATGCTCAACGTGCAGAACAAGAACAGCAGCTACTTTGTGGAGTGGATCCCCAACAACGTCAAGACGGCCGTCTGCGACATCCCCCCGCGCGGCCTCAAGATGTCGGCCACCTTCATCGGCAACAGCACGGCCATCCAGGAGCTCTTCAAGAGGATCTCGGAGCAGTTCACGGCCATGTTCCGCCGCAAGGCCTTCTTGCACTGGTACACCGGCGAGGGCATGGATGAAATGGAGTTCACGGAGGCCGAGAGCAACATGAACGACTTGGTCTCCGAATACCAGCAATACCAGGATGCCACTGCTGATGAGCAGGGCGAGtttgaagaggaaggagaggaggatgaGGCATGA
- the LOC118701253 gene encoding tubulin beta-1 chain, which yields MREIVHIQAGQCGNQIGAKFWEVISDEHGIDPTGSYHGDSELQLERINVYYNEAAGNKYVPRAILVDLEPGTMDSVRSGPFGQIFRPDNFVFGQSGAGNNWAKGHYTEGAELVDSVLDVVRKESESCDCLQGFQLTHSLGGGTGSGMGTLLISKIREEYPDRIMNTFSVMPSPKVSDTVVEPYNATLSVHQLVENTDETYCIDNEALYDICFRTLKLTTPTYGDLNHLVSATMSGVTTCLRFPGQLNADLRKLAVNMVPFPRLHFFMPGFAPLTSRGSQQYRALTVPELTQQMFDSKNMMAACDPRHGRYLTVAAIFRGRMSMKEVDEQMLNVQNKNSSYFVEWIPNNVKTAVCDIPPRGLKMSATFIGNSTAIQELFKRISEQFTAMFRRKAFLHWYTGEGMDEMEFTEAESNMNDLVSEYQQYQDATADEQGEFEEEGEEDEA from the exons ATGCGTGAGATCGTGCACATCCAGGCCGGGCAGTGCGGCAACCAGATCGGTGCCAAG TTCTGGGAGGTCATCAGCGATGAGCACGGCATTGATCCCACGGGCAGCTACCACGGGGAcagtgagctgcagctggagaggatAAACGTCTACTACAATGAAGCTGCTG GTAACAAGTATGTCCCCCGTGCCATCCTCGTGGACCTGGAACCCGGCACCATGGACTCCGTGCGCTCCGGCCCCTTTGGACAGATCTTCCGTCCCGACAACTTTGTCTTTG GTCAGAGCGGGGCTGGCAACAACTGGGCCAAGGGGCACTACACGGAAGGCGCCGAGCTAGTGGACTCTGTGCTGGACGTGGTGAGGAAGGAGTCGGAGAGCTGCGACTGCCTCCAGGGCTTCCAGCTGACCCACTCGCTGGGCGGAGGCACGGGCTCCGGCATGGGCACCCTCCTGATCAGCAAGATCCGCGAGGAGTACCCCGACCGCATCATGAACACCTTCAGCGTGATGCCCTCGCCCAAGGTGTCGGACACGGTGGTGGAGCCCTACAACGCCACCCTCTCCGTGCACCAGCTGGTGGAGAACACGGACGAGACCTACTGCATCGACAACGAGGCCCTCTATGACATTTGCTTCCGCACCCTGAAGCTGACCACTCCCACCTACGGGGACCTCAACCACCTGGTGTCGGCCACCATGAGCGGCGTGACCACCTGCCTTCGCTTCCCCGGCCAGCTGAACGCCGACCTGCGCAAGCTGGCCGTCAACATGGTGCCTTTCCCGCGGCTGCACTTCTTCATGCCGGGCTTCGCCCCGCTGACCAGCCGCGGCAGCCAGCAGTACCGCGCCCTGACGGTGCCCGAGCTGACGCAGCAGATGTTCGACTCCAAGAACATGATGGCCGCCTGCGACCCCCGCCACGGCCGCTACCTGACGGTGGCCGCCATCTTCCGGGGCCGCATGTCCATGAAGGAGGTGGACGAGCAGATGCTCAACGTGCAGAACAAGAACAGCAGCTACTTTGTGGAGTGGATCCCCAACAACGTCAAGACGGCCGTCTGCGACATCCCCCCGCGCGGCCTCAAGATGTCGGCCACCTTCATCGGCAACAGCACGGCCATCCAGGAGCTCTTCAAGAGGATCTCGGAGCAGTTCACGGCCATGTTCCGCCGCAAGGCCTTCTTGCACTGGTACACCGGCGAGGGCATGGATGAAATGGAGTTCACGGAGGCCGAGAGCAACATGAACGACCTGGTCTCCGAATACCAGCAATACCAGGATGCCACTGCTGATGAGCAGGGCGAGtttgaagaggaaggagaggaggatgaGGCTTAA